The Streptococcaceae bacterium ESL0687 genome has a segment encoding these proteins:
- a CDS encoding Mini-ribonuclease 3, giving the protein MAKVDVKLINGIALAYAGDAIYEVYVRDYLIHQGLTKPNRLHKSATKFVSAKAQAWLISQMEEENLLTEEEWTYFKRGRNANSKTKAKNADILTYRVSTGFEAVLGYLHLTGQDIRLTEVIDWCINRVESQENQAN; this is encoded by the coding sequence GTGGCTAAGGTTGACGTTAAATTAATAAACGGGATTGCTCTAGCCTATGCAGGAGATGCAATCTATGAGGTCTATGTGCGTGATTACTTGATTCATCAGGGATTGACTAAACCAAATCGGCTACATAAATCGGCTACCAAATTTGTTTCAGCCAAGGCCCAGGCTTGGTTAATCAGCCAGATGGAAGAGGAGAATCTTCTGACTGAAGAAGAGTGGACCTACTTTAAACGGGGCAGAAACGCCAACAGTAAGACCAAGGCCAAGAATGCAGACATTTTAACCTACCGGGTTTCGACAGGTTTTGAAGCAGTGCTTGGCTATCTGCACCTGACTGGTCAAGACATCCGTCTGACTGAAGTTATTGATTGGTGCATTAATCGTGTTGAAAGTCAGGAAAATCAAGCGAATTAG
- the ftsZ gene encoding cell division protein FtsZ, whose protein sequence is MEFLFDGDQQGAVIKVIGVGGGGGNAINRMVEEQVGGVEFIAANTDVQALRSSKADTVIQIGPKLTRGLGAGAVPEVGRKAAEESEEVIEEALAGSDMVFITAGMGGGTGTGAAPVIAGIAKRLGALTVGVVTRPFGFEGSKRGYHAAEGIAELKENVDTLLIISNNNLLEIVDKKTPLTEALREADNVLRQGVQGITDLITSPGMINLDFADVKTVMANKGDALMGIGIAEGDDRVIEATRQAIYSPLLETTIDGAENVLLNVTGGLDMSLSEAQDASEIVIQAAGHDVNILLGTAIDDSLQGEIRVTVVATGVDKEEVKRVVNQKAEQPRRRVLGTSAGDNSASNDVRRKETKVVSQNQNQKSAFGEWDLRRDSNQSRPNQATGRDEQTSISKFNVPNQTTQTEEDNLDTPPFFRNK, encoded by the coding sequence ATGGAATTTTTATTTGATGGTGATCAACAAGGTGCAGTAATCAAGGTTATTGGTGTTGGTGGAGGTGGTGGTAACGCCATCAACCGCATGGTCGAAGAACAAGTTGGTGGTGTAGAATTCATCGCAGCAAACACAGACGTTCAAGCTCTACGTTCTTCAAAGGCTGACACTGTTATCCAAATCGGTCCAAAACTTACTCGTGGACTTGGTGCTGGAGCTGTTCCTGAGGTTGGAAGAAAAGCTGCTGAAGAAAGTGAAGAAGTAATTGAAGAAGCTCTTGCTGGAAGTGATATGGTCTTTATCACTGCTGGTATGGGTGGTGGAACTGGTACAGGTGCTGCACCGGTTATCGCTGGAATCGCAAAACGCTTAGGTGCACTTACTGTTGGTGTTGTAACTCGTCCGTTTGGTTTTGAAGGATCAAAACGTGGTTACCATGCCGCTGAAGGTATTGCTGAACTTAAAGAGAATGTTGATACTCTACTTATCATTTCAAACAACAACCTGCTTGAAATCGTTGACAAGAAGACTCCGCTTACAGAAGCTCTTCGCGAAGCAGATAACGTTCTTCGTCAAGGTGTTCAAGGGATTACTGACCTTATTACAAGCCCAGGTATGATTAACCTTGACTTTGCTGACGTTAAAACAGTAATGGCAAACAAAGGTGATGCTCTTATGGGTATTGGGATTGCTGAAGGTGACGACCGTGTTATCGAGGCTACTCGTCAAGCCATTTACTCACCACTACTTGAAACAACAATTGATGGAGCTGAAAATGTTCTTCTAAACGTTACAGGTGGTCTTGATATGTCTCTATCTGAAGCACAAGATGCATCAGAAATCGTTATCCAAGCAGCAGGTCATGATGTAAATATCTTACTTGGAACTGCCATTGACGATAGTCTCCAAGGTGAAATTCGTGTTACAGTTGTAGCAACTGGTGTTGACAAGGAAGAAGTTAAACGTGTTGTTAACCAAAAAGCAGAACAACCACGTCGCCGTGTTCTAGGAACTTCTGCAGGAGACAACTCAGCAAGTAACGATGTTCGTCGTAAAGAAACTAAGGTTGTTAGCCAAAACCAAAATCAAAAATCAGCTTTTGGTGAATGGGACTTACGTCGTGATTCAAACCAATCACGTCCAAACCAAGCAACTGGTCGTGATGAACAGACATCAATCAGCAAATTTAATGTACCAAATCAAACCACTCAAACTGAGGAAGATAATTTGGATACACCACCATTTTTCCGTAATAAATAA
- the ftsA gene encoding cell division protein FtsA, with translation MAKSGLFTGIDIGTNTIKVLVAEYIRGDMNIIGVGNAKSEGLKNGIIVDIDKVSESIKKAVEAAEERSGVKITGVNVGLPANMLEVDFCQGMIPISNGSKEITDKDVEQVVDNALLRSVLPEREIVAVLPKEFTVDGFEGITDPRGMFGVRLEMKGLLYTGPRTIIHNLRKSIERAGLFVENIVISPLSLTSYVLSEGEREFGTTIVDLGAGQTSIMSIKDQNLQYLDVSPEGGDYATKDISTVLNTTVEIAEDLKVNYGEASTSRASKDERFLVDVVGKNEPEAIDEYYLSQILEARLTQIFDRVKRNLKDNHVNEYPGGIVLLGGGAAMPGIVELASQVLGTNVRLFVPAEMGLRNPIFANVLSIVDYVGSRSDIDSLVQASVVKQETYTEDLSMVGQDKVFLDSSDLEEEYTEPVATDFEESVQEEKHNKKDGGLVHRLKDMFSSMFD, from the coding sequence ATGGCCAAAAGTGGACTTTTTACGGGTATTGATATTGGAACCAACACAATTAAGGTGTTAGTTGCCGAATATATCCGTGGTGATATGAATATAATTGGTGTGGGTAATGCCAAAAGTGAAGGTTTGAAAAATGGAATTATAGTTGACATTGATAAGGTGTCAGAATCTATTAAAAAAGCAGTCGAAGCAGCTGAAGAACGCTCAGGTGTGAAGATTACAGGGGTAAATGTTGGACTTCCTGCTAATATGCTAGAAGTTGATTTCTGCCAAGGAATGATTCCAATTTCAAATGGTTCAAAGGAAATAACAGATAAAGATGTAGAACAGGTTGTTGACAATGCGCTTTTACGCAGCGTTTTACCTGAAAGAGAGATTGTTGCTGTACTTCCTAAAGAATTTACAGTTGATGGATTTGAAGGGATTACAGATCCTCGTGGTATGTTTGGGGTTCGCCTTGAAATGAAGGGCCTCCTTTATACAGGACCAAGAACCATTATTCATAATCTTCGTAAATCGATTGAACGTGCTGGCCTATTTGTAGAAAACATTGTAATAAGTCCATTATCTCTTACAAGTTATGTTCTTAGTGAGGGCGAACGCGAATTTGGTACTACAATTGTTGACCTTGGAGCGGGACAAACTTCAATTATGAGCATCAAAGATCAAAACCTACAGTATCTTGATGTGAGTCCTGAAGGGGGCGACTACGCTACCAAAGATATTTCGACTGTTTTAAATACAACTGTTGAAATTGCTGAAGACTTAAAAGTTAACTACGGTGAAGCAAGTACAAGTCGTGCAAGTAAAGATGAGCGTTTCCTAGTTGATGTAGTTGGAAAAAATGAACCTGAGGCCATTGATGAATACTACCTATCACAAATTCTTGAAGCTCGTTTAACTCAAATTTTTGATAGAGTGAAAAGAAACCTTAAGGATAATCATGTAAATGAATATCCAGGCGGGATTGTTCTACTTGGTGGCGGTGCTGCTATGCCAGGTATTGTTGAATTGGCAAGCCAAGTACTAGGTACTAATGTTCGTTTATTTGTACCAGCTGAAATGGGATTAAGAAATCCAATCTTTGCTAATGTATTAAGTATCGTTGATTATGTTGGTAGTAGAAGTGATATTGACAGTTTAGTCCAGGCTTCAGTTGTGAAGCAAGAAACCTATACAGAAGACCTTTCAATGGTCGGTCAAGATAAGGTATTTCTTGACAGTTCTGACTTGGAAGAAGAATATACTGAACCAGTGGCTACTGATTTTGAAGAGTCAGTTCAGGAAGAAAAACATAATAAAAAAGATGGTGGATTAGTTCACCGGTTAAAAGACATGTTTTCTAGCATGTTTGATTAA
- a CDS encoding YggS family pyridoxal phosphate-dependent enzyme: protein MTIAENVQAVLCKLKKIENQAGRAEGSVTVVGVTKYVDESAARQLVDAGINNLAENRVDLFLDKYQSLKDLDITWHLIGSLQRRKVKDVINYVDYFHALDSVKLAREISKRAHHPVNCFLQVNVSEEESKHGFLVNEVEKAILEINDLPNVRIVGLMTMAPFSATKEELDLIFSKTQALQQAISSLNLENVPCTELSMGMSRDYQEAVENGATFIRIGSEFFKGLN, encoded by the coding sequence ATGACAATAGCGGAGAATGTGCAAGCTGTTCTCTGTAAACTGAAAAAAATCGAAAATCAAGCAGGTCGTGCAGAGGGTTCAGTAACAGTAGTCGGAGTGACTAAATATGTAGATGAATCCGCTGCACGACAACTTGTAGATGCTGGAATTAATAATTTAGCGGAAAATCGAGTTGATTTATTTCTTGATAAATATCAATCTTTGAAAGATTTAGATATAACCTGGCATCTGATTGGAAGTTTACAAAGACGAAAAGTAAAAGATGTCATAAACTATGTTGATTACTTTCATGCCTTGGACTCAGTAAAACTTGCTAGGGAGATTTCAAAAAGGGCGCACCACCCGGTAAACTGCTTCCTACAGGTTAATGTATCTGAAGAAGAAAGTAAGCATGGTTTTCTAGTTAATGAGGTAGAAAAGGCTATCCTTGAGATAAATGATCTACCAAATGTTAGGATAGTTGGTCTTATGACCATGGCACCCTTTAGTGCTACAAAAGAGGAGCTTGATTTAATTTTTTCCAAGACGCAAGCTCTTCAGCAGGCTATCAGCAGTTTAAATCTGGAAAATGTGCCCTGTACTGAATTAAGTATGGGAATGAGTAGAGATTATCAAGAAGCAGTTGAAAATGGTGCAACTTTTATTAGAATTGGGAGTGAGTTTTTTAAGGGACTAAATTGA
- the pnp gene encoding polyribonucleotide nucleotidyltransferase — protein MSKKVFETEFYGRPLIVEVGQVAKQANGAAVIRYGETTVLTAATMSKEMKDGGFFPLQVNYEEKMYAAGKIPGGFNKREGRASTDATLNARLIDRPIRPMFAEGFRNEVQVINTVLSYDENATAAMTAMFGSSLALSISDIPFNGPIAGVEVGYIDGEIIINPTEAQKEVSLLDLSVAGNRDAINMVESGAKELSEEIMLEALLRGHEAVIELIEFQDKIVAEVGKVKAEVELLQVDADLQAEIVEKYNADLQAAVQVEEKLAREDATNEVRDRVIAEYEEKFAEDENFTRIMREVNEILEIMEHTEVRRLITEDKVRPDGRKIDEIRPLDAEIDFLPKVHGSGLFTRGQTQALSVLTLAPMSEAQVIDGLGEEYKKRFMHHYNFPQYSVGSTGRYGAPGRREIGHGALGERALEQVMPSVEDFPYAIRLVAEVLESNGSSSQASICAGTLALMAGGVPIKAPVAGIAMGLISDGENYTVLTDIQGLEDHFGDMDFKVAGTRDGITALQMDIKIDGITPQILTEALEQAKRARFEILDVIENTIAAPRPELAPTAPKIETMQIDVDKIKLVIGKGGETIDKIIAETGVKIDIDEDGLVAIFSSDAAAIKRAMEIIEAIVKVAKVGDIYDAKVTRIEKFGAFVNLFGSTNALLHISELDWAKTDKVEDVVNIGETIKVKVTKLDDRGRIDVSHKVLIPRADED, from the coding sequence ATGTCAAAAAAAGTTTTTGAAACAGAATTTTACGGACGCCCTCTAATCGTCGAAGTTGGTCAAGTTGCCAAGCAGGCAAATGGGGCTGCAGTGATTCGCTACGGGGAAACAACAGTTCTAACAGCAGCGACCATGAGCAAGGAGATGAAGGACGGTGGTTTCTTCCCGCTTCAGGTCAACTATGAGGAAAAGATGTATGCTGCTGGGAAAATCCCAGGAGGATTTAACAAGCGTGAAGGACGTGCTTCAACAGATGCTACCCTTAATGCCCGTCTGATTGACCGTCCAATCCGTCCAATGTTTGCTGAAGGTTTCCGCAATGAGGTTCAGGTTATCAACACTGTCCTTTCATACGACGAGAATGCTACAGCTGCCATGACTGCCATGTTTGGGTCAAGTCTTGCCTTATCAATTTCAGACATCCCATTCAACGGCCCAATCGCTGGAGTTGAGGTCGGCTACATTGATGGTGAGATTATCATCAACCCAACTGAGGCCCAAAAAGAAGTAAGTCTTCTAGACCTTTCAGTAGCCGGAAACCGCGATGCCATCAACATGGTTGAGTCGGGTGCCAAAGAGCTATCTGAAGAAATCATGCTTGAAGCTCTTCTTCGTGGTCATGAGGCTGTAATTGAACTTATCGAATTCCAGGATAAGATTGTCGCTGAAGTTGGAAAAGTTAAAGCTGAAGTTGAACTTCTTCAAGTTGATGCAGACCTTCAGGCTGAAATCGTTGAAAAATACAATGCAGACCTCCAAGCAGCTGTTCAAGTTGAAGAAAAACTGGCCCGTGAAGATGCTACAAACGAAGTACGCGACCGTGTAATCGCTGAATACGAGGAAAAATTCGCTGAAGATGAAAACTTCACCCGCATCATGCGCGAGGTTAATGAAATCCTTGAAATCATGGAGCACACTGAGGTTCGCCGTCTAATCACTGAAGACAAGGTTCGTCCTGACGGTCGTAAGATTGACGAAATCCGTCCTCTTGACGCTGAAATTGACTTCCTACCTAAGGTTCACGGATCAGGTCTATTCACCCGTGGACAAACTCAGGCCCTTTCAGTCCTAACACTTGCCCCAATGAGTGAAGCTCAAGTAATTGACGGACTTGGTGAAGAGTACAAAAAACGTTTCATGCACCACTATAACTTCCCTCAATATTCAGTTGGATCAACAGGACGTTACGGGGCTCCAGGACGCCGTGAAATCGGTCACGGGGCTCTTGGTGAACGTGCTCTTGAGCAGGTTATGCCTTCAGTTGAAGACTTCCCATATGCCATCCGTCTGGTGGCTGAGGTCCTTGAATCAAATGGATCAAGCTCACAGGCTTCAATCTGTGCCGGAACTCTTGCCCTTATGGCAGGTGGAGTGCCAATCAAGGCACCAGTTGCAGGGATTGCCATGGGTCTAATCTCTGACGGTGAAAACTACACAGTTCTTACAGATATCCAGGGTCTTGAAGACCATTTTGGGGACATGGACTTCAAGGTCGCTGGAACCCGCGATGGAATTACAGCCCTTCAAATGGATATCAAGATTGACGGAATCACTCCGCAAATCCTGACAGAGGCCCTTGAACAGGCTAAACGTGCCCGCTTTGAAATTCTCGATGTAATTGAAAATACAATTGCTGCCCCTCGTCCAGAACTGGCGCCAACTGCTCCAAAAATTGAAACCATGCAGATCGACGTTGACAAGATTAAACTTGTTATCGGTAAGGGTGGGGAAACAATCGACAAGATTATCGCTGAAACTGGTGTTAAAATCGACATCGATGAAGACGGACTCGTTGCCATTTTCTCAAGTGACGCGGCTGCCATCAAACGTGCCATGGAAATCATCGAGGCAATCGTCAAGGTGGCAAAAGTTGGCGACATCTACGATGCCAAGGTTACAAGAATCGAGAAATTCGGAGCCTTCGTTAATTTATTTGGATCGACAAATGCCCTCCTTCACATTTCAGAACTTGACTGGGCTAAAACAGACAAGGTCGAAGACGTGGTGAATATTGGTGAAACAATCAAGGTTAAGGTTACTAAGCTTGATGACCGTGGAAGAATTGACGTTAGCCACAAGGTTCTTATCCCACGCGCAGATGAAGACTAG
- a CDS encoding NYN domain-containing protein: MKKQLLIVDGYNMIGAWKKTRQAFQHNRLEEARDYLLEKLSEYANFEGIEVVCVFDAQYVPGVRTSFKKYNVLVIFTEEDETADSYIERLAGECNDILTQVYVATSDLAEQWVVFSQGAARISARELEKLVSVGKSELKNYTNSLVETKPRANQWTDEQISQLKDLMNNLE, encoded by the coding sequence ATGAAAAAACAACTACTAATTGTTGATGGTTACAACATGATTGGAGCCTGGAAAAAGACTAGGCAAGCCTTTCAACATAATCGCCTAGAAGAAGCCAGAGATTACCTGCTGGAAAAGTTATCTGAATATGCTAATTTTGAGGGGATTGAAGTAGTTTGTGTTTTTGATGCCCAATATGTCCCAGGTGTACGGACCTCTTTTAAAAAATATAATGTTTTAGTTATTTTTACCGAGGAGGATGAGACGGCAGATTCTTATATTGAACGTTTGGCGGGCGAATGCAATGATATCTTGACCCAGGTTTATGTGGCTACCAGTGATTTAGCTGAACAATGGGTTGTTTTTAGTCAGGGGGCAGCTCGTATTTCTGCTCGCGAACTTGAAAAACTCGTAAGTGTTGGGAAAAGTGAGTTGAAAAATTATACAAATTCTTTGGTTGAAACAAAGCCTAGGGCTAATCAGTGGACAGATGAACAGATTAGTCAATTAAAGGATTTGATGAATAATTTAGAGTAA
- the cysS gene encoding cysteine--tRNA ligase: protein MIKLYNTMTREKEEFKPLEDGKVKMYVCGPTVYNYIHIGNARSVVAFDTIRKYLEYRGFEVDYISNFTDVDDKIINAAREAGIDIKDLTDNFIDAFFKDVASLGVKKANQHPRVMDFMDEILGFVSELITKGFAYESDGDVYFRVRKFPNYGALAGKNLDELEEGASGRVSADSLKEDPLDFALWKSASDDEPAWESPWGLGRPGWHIECSVMATELLGDTIDIHGGGQDLEFPHHTNEIAQSESKTGKTFANYWLHNGFVTTATGEKMSKSLGNFKTVHDMLDIVDPQVLRFFLTTTHYRRPLLFSDSSIQDAENNFAKIKTAYENMEFDLSKGNSVQNEKEIDHFRKIFTEAMDDDFNIANGLTVFYDFIRFVNSGNASLAALAFFDEVLTILGLEFTSPGLLDSDIDAKIEERELARKNRDFALADKIRDELREEGIILEDTKEGVRWRRG, encoded by the coding sequence ATGATTAAACTTTACAATACAATGACCCGTGAAAAGGAAGAGTTCAAACCGCTTGAAGATGGCAAGGTTAAGATGTATGTTTGTGGGCCAACAGTTTATAATTACATTCACATTGGGAATGCCAGAAGCGTGGTTGCCTTTGACACCATCAGGAAGTATCTGGAGTATCGCGGTTTTGAGGTTGACTACATCTCAAACTTCACAGACGTTGACGACAAGATTATCAATGCTGCCCGTGAAGCTGGTATTGACATCAAGGATTTAACTGATAATTTTATTGATGCCTTCTTTAAGGATGTGGCAAGTCTTGGAGTCAAAAAGGCCAACCAGCATCCGAGGGTTATGGACTTTATGGATGAAATCCTAGGCTTCGTTTCAGAGCTGATTACCAAGGGTTTTGCCTATGAATCAGATGGAGATGTCTACTTTAGGGTCCGTAAATTCCCAAATTACGGGGCCCTAGCTGGAAAAAATCTTGACGAGCTTGAAGAGGGAGCCAGCGGCCGAGTTTCAGCTGACTCTCTAAAAGAAGATCCATTGGACTTTGCCCTTTGGAAGTCAGCAAGTGATGATGAACCTGCCTGGGAAAGCCCGTGGGGTCTAGGACGTCCTGGGTGGCACATTGAATGTTCGGTCATGGCGACAGAACTTCTTGGTGACACAATAGACATCCACGGGGGTGGTCAGGACCTTGAGTTTCCTCATCACACCAATGAAATTGCCCAGTCTGAAAGCAAGACTGGTAAAACCTTTGCCAACTACTGGCTGCACAATGGATTTGTGACCACAGCCACTGGGGAGAAGATGAGTAAGTCTCTGGGTAACTTTAAGACAGTCCATGACATGCTTGATATTGTGGATCCGCAGGTTCTAAGATTTTTCTTAACCACAACCCACTATCGACGTCCCCTTCTCTTTTCAGACAGCAGCATCCAGGATGCAGAGAACAATTTTGCCAAAATCAAGACAGCCTATGAGAACATGGAGTTTGACCTTTCAAAGGGCAACTCAGTCCAAAATGAGAAAGAGATTGATCACTTCAGAAAGATCTTTACCGAGGCCATGGATGATGACTTCAATATCGCAAATGGCCTAACTGTTTTCTATGACTTTATCCGTTTTGTCAACTCTGGTAATGCAAGTCTTGCTGCCCTTGCCTTTTTCGATGAGGTGCTGACAATCCTTGGCCTTGAATTCACATCTCCAGGACTTTTGGACTCAGATATTGATGCAAAAATTGAGGAGCGCGAGCTTGCGCGCAAGAACCGTGACTTTGCTTTGGCGGACAAGATCCGTGACGAGCTCCGTGAGGAGGGAATCATTCTCGAAGATACTAAAGAAGGTGTGAGGTGGCGTCGTGGCTAA
- a CDS encoding YlmH/Sll1252 family protein: MKDVYQHFRPEEREFIDRLQDKIDRVSFNYEIVTSDFLNPREYKILESLANASGIKLYSSSDLIDSEMVRVILAPDFYVFDPSDFDLALVEINFPSKFAKISHSQILGTLLGQTGLSRSKIGDILVTGTRAQFFIDSNFLSFVEENISKIGKLGVKLQGIPLSKLMKSDNEDKPSKNKILSVSSLRLDKLVASSFNISRKTASDLIEKGLVKLNYSVEDKKEKLLEIGDLISVRGYGRITLIDELSLSKKDKLRVEVAITKNK; this comes from the coding sequence ATGAAGGATGTATATCAACATTTTAGGCCGGAGGAGAGGGAGTTTATTGATAGACTCCAAGATAAAATTGACCGGGTAAGCTTTAATTATGAAATTGTAACTAGTGATTTCTTAAATCCCAGGGAATATAAGATTTTAGAAAGTTTAGCTAATGCTAGTGGTATTAAACTATACTCAAGTTCAGATCTTATTGATTCTGAAATGGTTAGGGTAATCCTGGCACCAGATTTTTATGTTTTTGATCCTAGTGATTTTGATTTGGCTCTAGTTGAGATAAACTTTCCCAGTAAATTTGCTAAAATAAGTCATTCGCAGATTCTTGGTACCTTGCTTGGTCAAACAGGTTTAAGCAGGTCTAAGATTGGTGACATTTTGGTAACTGGTACTCGCGCCCAGTTTTTCATTGATTCTAATTTTCTTAGCTTTGTTGAGGAAAATATTAGTAAAATTGGGAAATTAGGTGTAAAATTACAAGGAATACCTCTCTCGAAATTGATGAAATCTGACAATGAAGATAAACCTTCAAAAAATAAGATTTTATCGGTTTCTAGTTTACGTTTAGATAAGCTTGTGGCTAGTTCCTTTAATATTTCAAGGAAGACCGCTTCTGATTTGATTGAAAAAGGGCTGGTTAAGTTAAATTATTCTGTCGAGGACAAGAAGGAGAAACTTCTTGAAATTGGTGATTTAATAAGCGTTAGGGGATATGGAAGAATTACCCTGATTGACGAGCTTTCTTTAAGCAAAAAAGATAAGTTGAGAGTTGAAGTTGCAATTACAAAAAATAAATAA
- the rlmB gene encoding 23S rRNA (guanosine(2251)-2'-O)-methyltransferase RlmB, whose product MVYGVHAVREALNAGTGNKLYIQADLKGKNLEEMKALAGDKKVSISFEKKADLDKMTDRGVHQGFVLKTSAYAYAELSDLLEKAAGEDNPFILILDGLTDPHNLGSILRTADATGVTGIVIPKHRAVGITPTAVKASTGAVEHVPVARVTNLSQTLDKLKEAGFWIFGTDMKGTNYTKWNTAGKIALIIGSEGKGVSAGIKKQVDEMVTIPMTGHVQSLNAGVASAILMYEVARKRGF is encoded by the coding sequence ATGGTTTACGGGGTTCATGCAGTTCGTGAAGCCTTAAATGCAGGAACTGGAAATAAACTTTATATTCAGGCCGACCTAAAGGGGAAAAATCTAGAAGAAATGAAGGCCTTGGCTGGGGACAAGAAGGTTTCAATCTCCTTTGAGAAAAAAGCTGATTTAGATAAGATGACTGACCGCGGTGTCCACCAAGGTTTTGTCCTAAAGACTAGTGCCTATGCCTATGCTGAACTTTCTGATCTTTTGGAAAAGGCAGCAGGAGAAGATAATCCCTTCATCCTGATTCTTGACGGCCTAACTGATCCCCATAATTTAGGATCAATTCTTAGGACAGCTGATGCTACAGGAGTTACTGGAATTGTCATTCCAAAGCACCGGGCAGTTGGAATCACACCGACTGCTGTTAAGGCTAGTACGGGGGCTGTTGAACATGTGCCAGTAGCCCGTGTTACCAACCTAAGTCAAACTCTTGATAAATTAAAGGAAGCTGGTTTTTGGATTTTTGGTACCGATATGAAGGGGACAAATTACACCAAATGGAATACAGCAGGGAAAATTGCTCTGATTATCGGTAGTGAAGGTAAGGGAGTTTCTGCTGGAATTAAGAAGCAGGTGGATGAGATGGTGACCATCCCAATGACCGGTCATGTTCAAAGTTTAAATGCTGGTGTAGCTAGTGCTATACTTATGTATGAGGTGGCAAGAAAAAGAGGATTTTAA
- a CDS encoding YggT family protein — MIINLLYRLISIYSMILIVYAIMSWIPGLRDSKLGEVIADLSMPYLNLFRNLNLTFGTFDFTVWVAVLSLQLLQKLLIILF; from the coding sequence ATGATTATAAATTTATTATATAGGCTGATAAGTATCTATTCGATGATCCTAATAGTTTACGCTATCATGAGCTGGATTCCTGGACTTCGTGATAGTAAACTTGGAGAGGTCATTGCTGATCTGTCTATGCCTTACTTAAATCTTTTTAGAAATTTAAATCTTACCTTTGGAACTTTTGATTTTACCGTATGGGTTGCTGTTTTATCGCTTCAACTCCTACAAAAATTATTGATAATTCTTTTTTAA
- the sepF gene encoding cell division protein SepF, with protein sequence MDNVKDIFEKMKSFFLGEDGEDYSEENNSEKPVQSEDKSLLSIKQNQSKKTSQQSNKNYQKSDQREGHKKSAYSYEAQKDLREQRSTSVRNQASNSSKSMNRESRMNDFKDSKSEEKGRFLNMTRDEKISKIAIREPRVYGDVMDIATLVKDDESVIVNFKLMDDAQARRSIDFFTGVVYTLEGDIQNVGGQIFLLTPASVSVEASAEMSLLARQNYDEFNL encoded by the coding sequence ATGGATAATGTAAAAGATATATTTGAAAAAATGAAATCATTCTTTCTTGGAGAAGATGGAGAGGATTATAGTGAAGAAAACAATAGTGAGAAACCTGTTCAATCTGAGGATAAATCTCTTCTAAGTATTAAACAGAATCAATCTAAAAAAACTTCACAACAATCTAATAAAAATTACCAAAAATCTGACCAAAGAGAAGGTCATAAAAAATCAGCTTATTCTTATGAAGCTCAAAAAGATTTGAGGGAACAAAGATCGACATCTGTTAGAAATCAAGCTTCAAACTCTTCAAAGAGTATGAACCGTGAATCTCGGATGAATGATTTTAAAGATAGCAAATCAGAAGAGAAGGGCCGTTTTTTAAATATGACCAGGGATGAAAAAATTTCAAAGATTGCAATTAGAGAACCTCGTGTTTACGGGGATGTTATGGATATTGCAACTCTTGTAAAAGATGACGAAAGTGTAATAGTTAACTTTAAGTTAATGGATGACGCTCAGGCCAGACGTAGTATCGACTTCTTCACAGGTGTGGTTTACACCCTAGAGGGTGACATTCAAAATGTTGGTGGACAAATCTTCCTTTTGACACCTGCTAGTGTTTCTGTAGAAGCAAGTGCTGAAATGAGTCTACTGGCCCGTCAAAATTATGATGAGTTCAATTTGTAG